The following proteins are encoded in a genomic region of Henckelia pumila isolate YLH828 unplaced genomic scaffold, ASM3356847v2 CTG_298:::fragment_3, whole genome shotgun sequence:
- the LOC140870997 gene encoding BURP domain protein RD22, with product MEFKVYQILAFLSVALVASHAALPSEVNWNSMLPNSPMPKAVKDLLQPAGWLGEDKSTRVGVSKGGVNVNTGPGKKGGTSVNVGHGSVGVHTGKPGRRTNVGVGKGGVTVGTGTKKGKPVYVGVHPGQNPFNYRYAATQTQLHDNPNIALFFLPKDLTTGKKMNLNFFQTKIQATFLPRKVADSIPFSTDKLPEIFSEFSVNPSSSEAEMMRKTIKECEDTEEIKGEEKFCATSLESMIDFSTSKIGKNVEAISTNAESESTLKYSIVGVKKMPSEKAVVVCHRQEYAYAVFYCHKAEKTVSYQVLMVGADGSKAEAVAVCHQDTAAWNPKHLAFQVLKVKPGSVPVCHFLPEDHVVWVPKN from the exons ATGGAGTTCAAGGTCTACCAAATCCTAGCATTTCTTTCC GTGGCACTGGTAGCGAGTCATGCGGCGCTGCCTTCGGAGGTTAACTGGAACTCGATGCTGCCAAATTCTCCAATGCCTAAAGCTGTAAAGGATCTCCTACAACCTGCAG GATGGCTTGGGGAAGATAAAAGCACCAGAGTCGGGGTAAGCAAGGGCGGAGTTAATGTAAACACAGGACCAGGCAAAAAAGGCGGCACCTCTGTAAATGTCGGCCATGGCAGTGTTGGAGTTCATACTGGAAAACCTGGCCGTAGGACCAATGTAGGGGTAGGAAAAGGTGGTGTAACCGTCGGAACTGGCACAAAAAAGGGTAAACCTGTTTATGTTGGGGTTCATCCAGGTCAAAATCCTTTCAATTACCGCTATGCTGCCACACAAACTCAGCTGCATGACAATCCTAATATAGCCCTTTTCTTCTTACCCAAGGACTTGACCACAGGCAAAAAAATGAACCTGAATTTCTTCCAGACTAAAATTCAGGCAACTTTTTTACCTCGAAAAGTTGCAGATTCGATACCCTTTTCAACAGACAAGTTGCCAGAGATTTTTAGCGAGTTTTCTGTGAATCCCAGCTCGAGTGAAGCTGAAATGATGAGAAAAACCATTAAAGAATGTGAGGATACAGAAGAGATTAAAGGAGAAGAGAAATTTTGCGCAACTTCTTTGGAGTCTATGATTGATTTCAGCACCTCAAAAATTGGTAAAAATGTGGAGGCAATATCGACAAATGCAGAAAGTGAGAGCACATTAAAGTACAGTATAGTTGGAGTCAAGAAAATGCCGAGTGAAAAAGCAGTGGTGGTTTGCCACAGGCAGGAGTATGCATATGCAGTGTTTTATTGTCATAAAGCAGAAAAAACAGTTTCTTACCAGGTTTTGATGGTAGGAGCCGATGGGTCAAAAGCGGAAGCAGTGGCGGTGTGCCACCAGGATACTGCGGCATGGAACCCAAAACACTTGGCTTTTCAAGTGCTGAAGGTGAAGCCAGGGTCTGTTCCAGTGTGTCATTTCCTTCCTGAGGATCATGTTGTGTGGGTTCCTAAAAATTAG